The DNA segment GTGGACGCCAACCAGGACCAGAACCAGGTCCCGAGCGGGACCGAGCGGCAGTGGCTGCTGGCGGTCTCCGAGGCGCTCCCCGCCGTCACCACCTACGGTGACGGGCGCACGGCCGTGGTACTGGACGCGAGCGGCAAGGCCCTCGTCACCGCGTCCCACGGCACGCCGTCACCCGACGCGGCCGGCGGCGCTCTGCCCATGGCGACGGCCCGCGCGGTGAGCGCGTCGGGGCAGGGCACCGACGCCTCCGGAAACCTGCTGGGCGCCGCCACGGGCGCTCGGCGCACCGTGGCCGGCTGGGCCCAGGTCGCCTCGGCGACCGGTCCGGGCGACACCGACGGCCTCGGCCTGGTGGTGCTCACCTCCCGCGCGGTGCCCACCACGACCGCGGACGCCGCCGACTACTGGAGCTTCGCGCTCGCGGCCGCCGCGGCCCTGGTCGTGGTCGTGCTGCTGCTCTGGTCGGCGCTGCACTTCCTCGTGCAGCGTCCGCTGCTGCGGCTGTACCTGTCCGCCGGCCGGCTGGCCAGGGGCGCGAGCGAGAGCGGCCCGGCCGCGGCGGCGGAGCTCGCCCGGCCCGTGCCCGTGCACGGCTTCGGGGAACTCGCCCGGATCGGAAGGCTGCTGGAGTCGCTGCGCCGGCAGTTGCTGGGCGAGAGCGGCCCGCAGGAGTTCCCGGCCCGCCGCGGACCGGGCTACCGGGCGCTGGCCGCGCTCGGCGTGCTGCTGGTGGCCTGCTGGGCGGTCCCGATGATCTTCATGCTGAACCGGGCGGACACCGCGACCGCGGTGCCCGCTCCGGTCCTCGCCGACCAGCAGACGCGCGCCGAACTCGCGGCGAACCGCGTCCGGCAGTCGCTCGACCAGTCGTACGCCGACCTGAGCGACGTGGCCGGAAACCTGCCGGGCCGGAGCCGGGACGCGCAGACCGAGCTCCTGCGGCACACCCTCGCCGAGCACAAGCAGTACCGCTCGCTGTATCTCCTGGACCGCTCCGGTGCCATCACGCTGCGGGTCGGGGACACGCCGCTGCGGACCCTCGTCCACGTGCCCGGCGGCGGTGGGGTCACCACCGTCAACACCTCGGGCCGCATCCCGGCCATCGCCTCCTACACCCAGGTCCGCGCGGTCAAGGGCGCGTCCCCGGCCGCCGGGGTGGTCCTGTTCGGCGAGATCGACGTGAAATCGCTCAACTCCATCCTGAACAGGCCCGATCTGGGCAGCGTCTGGGTGACGGACGCCGACTGCAAGGTGCTGGCGGCGAGCGTGGGCTACCGCGCCTTCCAGTCGCTGCCCGACGCCGGTCTGACCCGTCTCGCCCGCGCCGCCCAGAGCGCGCCGGGCACCGCGGGCACCGCGACCTCGACGGTGCTCTCCTCGTCGTCCGGTCCGTCGGTGGACGCCGCCGCGCCGCTGGCACAGAGCGGCCCGACGGCGCACCTCGGCTGGCGTGTGGTGACCGCGGAGCCCGCGGCGGCGCTCCGGCTCCCCGCGGTGCAGGCCCAGCAGCGCACCATGCTCGCCGGGATCCTGGCCCTCGCGTTCAGCACCGCCTGCCTGGGCTGGCTGCACGTCGTGGTGATCCGGCCGCTGCGCGCGGTCGCCGTGCTCGGCGAGAAGCTCGCGAGCGGGGACCGCCGTACCGTGCTGCACCCGGTCAACCACGACGAGGTCGGCTCGGTCACCCGCGGCCTGGAGCTGATGCGCCAGGCCCTCGCCGAACGCGGCCGGGCGGGCAGGTCCGGACAGACCGCCGATCCCGGCCGGTCGCGGCGCGAGAACACACTCCAGCGGTAGAAGGACGGATTCGGCGTGCTCTTCCTCTATGTCATTGTCCTGCTGTGCTGCGCCGCACTGTGGGTCGCCGGAATCCTGGAGCAGAAGCGGCACTTCGCTTCGCTGGACCAGATACCGACGCGGGTGCTGGTCAACGGCATCCGCGGCAAGAGCTCGATCACCAGGCTGTGCGCGGGCGCGCTGCGCGGCGGCGGCCTGGTCACGGTGGGCAAGACCACCGGCACCGCGGCCAGGTTCATCCATCCGGACGCCACCGAGGAGCCGGTGTACCGCAAGTTCGGACTGGCCAACGTCGTCGAGCAGATCGGCATCGTGCGCCGGGCGGCGACCTACCGTCCGGACGCGCTGGTGATCGAGTGCATGGCGGTGATGCCCGCGCTGCAGGAGATCAACCAGGAGAAACTGATCCGCTCCACCATCGGCGTCCTGTGCAACGTCCGCGAGGACCACCTGGAGGAGATGGGGCCGACGCTGGACGACGTGGCCCGCTCGCTCTCCCGCTCGATGCCGGTCGGCGGGGTGTGTGTGACGGCGGAGAAGGACCGTCTGCACATCCTCCAGAAGGAGGCCGACAAGCGGAACTGCCGTCTGATCGCGGTCGATCCGGAGTCGGTGAGCGACGCCGAACTGCGCGGCTTCAGCTGGTTCACCTTCAAGGAGAACGTGGCGATCGCGCTCGCCGTCGCCGAACTGCTCGGTGTGGAGCGGCAGACCGCGCTGCAGGGCATGTGGGACGCGCCGCCCGACCCGGGCGTGCTGTCGGTGGAGCGGTACGTCACCCCCGAGGGCAAGCGGCTGCGCTTCGCCAACGTCTTCGCGGCCAACGACCCCGAGTCGACGCTGATGAACGTCAAGCAGCTGGAGGACCTGGGCGCGATCAAGCGGCCGCTCAACGTGCTCATCAACTGCCGCCCGGACCGGGTGGAACGCAACGGTCAGATGGGCGCGATCATCCCCGACCTCGCCCCCGAGGGGGTCTTCCTGATCGGCCACCCGACCAAGAGCGCCCGCGACGCCATTCCGGCGGCCTTCACCGGGCGGGTGGTGGATCTCGGCGGCGACCGCCGGGACCCCGAGGAGCTGACCGAGGCGATCCTCGCGGAACTCGGCCCCACCTCCTCGCTGGTGGCGATCGGCAACATCCACGGCCAGGGCGAGCTGTTCCTGGAGTGCCTCGCCGAACTGCCGCTGGACGTCTCCGAGGAGGAACTCGTCGCCGTTCCCGCCGGGGACGGCCTGGACCAGGAGACGATGCAGATCGCGGTGCCCCGGCAGATGGCGGTGTCCCCGCCCCCCGCTCCCGAGCCCTACAGCTGGGTGGCGCCGCTGGAGACGCCGGCGAACGGCTTCCACGTCCCGGGACAGCGCGAGCTCGCCCGCCGGCTCGCCGCCCGCCACGACCGGCTCGACGGCCGGCGAACCGAAGACGACTACCAGTCGTACGATCCCCACCAGTCCCCGAGGAACCGTTAGTGATCCCCGCTCACCTCACCGCACAGACCGCCGCGCTCGGGATCGCCCTCGGGCTGGTCTTCTCGCTCGTCTGCTACCTGACCACCAACCTCTCGCCCGGAGGGATGATCACCCCCGGCTGGATCGCCCTCACGCTCGTCACCGACGTGCAGATGGCGGCGCTGATGGTCGGTGTCGCGGCGGTCACCTACTTCATGACGAAGCTGCTGCAGCGCACGGTGATCCTCTACGGCAAGCGGCTGTTCGCCGCCGTGGTGCTGTGCGCGGTACTCATACAGACCACCGTGATGCTCGCCCTCAACCACGAGTTCCCGCTGCTGTACACGTCGCAGACGCTCGGCTTCATCGTCCCCGGCCTGGTCTCCTACCAGATGGTCCGCCAGCCGCTGGGGGCCACGCTCATCTCGACCACCGCGGTGACGCTGGCCACGTACGTGGTGCTGGTCGTCGGGCTGCTGCTCGGCGCGCTGCCCGTCGCCTGATCCGCTCCCCGCCCTTCACCCCGCATCCTCAAGGAGTACCCGCCATGCATTCTGAACCCGTCGGCAGGCGCAACCGCCCCAATCGCCGTGCCGTGCTCGGGACGATCGCGGGCGTGGCGGTCGCCGGGGTGGCCGGCGGTTACGCCTGGAACCGCCACGAGCACGGCGGCGGCAGTGGCAGCGGCGGCGACGACCTCGGCGGCGGCGCGGGCACCGGGTCCGGGTCCGGGGCCCACACCTTCGAGCGGCTGTCCGAGCCCGGCCGTACCGTCGTCCGCGGCTCCGACGGCGACACTCTCGCGACCTTCACCGACGGCGCCCGTACCGCCGTGCTCGCCGGGCCCACCCGCAGCTTCAGCGAGCCGCGGACCACCACCGCCACGGTGACCACGAACGCGTGGGTGCGGGTGCTGCCGCACGCGTGGCAGGCGGGCATGGAGAAGTCCGCCTGGTTCAAGAGCTGGTTCGGCAAGGCGCTCGGCGACACCAAGCCGGACGTCTTCGCGGTGGCGTTCCAGTACAGCAGCGCCGGGGCGCCCGACAAGCGCGACGGATCGGGCGTGCGCTACGCGGGCACCGCGCACTTCGGACCGCGCAACCAGGAGGTCGACAACCCCCTGGACTTCGCCTACCACGACGAACAGTCCGACTTCTACGACTATCTGGGCACCCCCTGGACCTTCTCGGACGGCACGCGCGCGCAGCCGGAGCAGGCCCGCTACGGTGACGTCGACTGCTCCGGCTTCCAGCGCCTGGTGTGGGGCTACCGCATGGGTCTCCCCCTGCACAACACCAACACCAAGGGCGCCGGCATGCCGCGCCGTGCCTTCGCCATCGCCGACTACGGTCCCGGCCGTCTGGTGATCCCCCACACCAACCAGCAGCCCACCGAGCTGGGCGTCCTGCAGCCCGGGGACCTGGTCTTCTTCGCCATCATCAAGGACCGGCCGAACTTCATCGACCACTGCGGGATGTACCTGGGTCTCGACGACCAGGGCCGGCACCGCTTCTACTCCAGCCGCTCCGCCGCCAACGGGCCGACCATGGGCGACATGTCGGGCCGCTCGCTGCTGGACGGAACCGACTTCTACGCCCGCGGGTTCAGGGCTGCCCGCCGCCTGTGAACACGCCGCCTCACCCGTCCGCTGATCCGAGGACCACTGCCATGGCCGCCATCCCCGATTCCCAGTTCACCAGCACCCTCCAGATCCGACGGGTGGACGACCGTCCCTCCGGCCGGCCTGAGGCCGTCCAGCGCTGGGAGCGCCCGGCGCTCGCCGCGGTGCTGGCCGTCGCCGCGGTGCTGTACTCCTGGGGCATCGGGACCGCCGCGCTCCACCCCTTCTACGGCGCGGCGATACGGTCGATGGCCGGCAGCTGGCGTGCCTTCTTCTACGGCGGGCTCGACACCGCCGGCTCGATCACCCTGGACAAGCTTCCCGGTGCCTTCTGGCCCGAGGCCGCCTCCGTCTGGCTCTTCGGCCCGCACACGTGGGCGGCCGTGCTGCCCCAGGTCGTCGAGGGCGTCCTCACCGTGTGGCTGCTGCACCGGATCGTACGGGTCTGGGCCGGGCCGTTCGCCGCGCTGATCGCCGCGCTGGCCCTCACCGTCACCCCGGTCACCGTGGCCCTCAACCGGGCCACCATCCCGGACACCGCGCTCACGCTGCTGCTGGTCGCGGCCGCCGGAGCGCTGCAGAAGGCGGTGCGCACCGAGCGGCTGCTGCCGCTGATCACCTGCGGGATCTGGGTCGGGCTCGCTTTCCAGGCGAAGATGCTGCAGGCGTGGCTGGTGCTGCCGGTCTTCGCCCTGGTGTACCAGATCGCCGCGCCCGGAACCCCGTTGAAGAGGTTCCTGCGGTCCCTGTCCGCCGGTGCGGTCGCCCTGGTGGTCTCCTGTTCCTGGGTGCTGATCGCCTGGGCGACACCGGCCGGCTCCCGCCCGTACCTCGACGGTACGTCCAACAACAGCCCGTTCACCCTGGTCTTCGGCTACAACGGCATGAGCCGCTTCAGCGGCGACGCCACCGCGTTCGGCGCCGTCGCGGGAACCGCCGCCAGCCGCACCTCCGGCAACACCGGCTGGACGATGCTGATCAACCACACGGTCGGTCCCCAGATCGCCTGGTTCCTGCCGCTCGCCGTGCTCGCCGCGGTGCTGGGCGTCCTGTGGCGCTCCGGGAAGCCGCGGACCGACCCGCTGCGCACGGGGTTCCTGCTGTGGGGCGGCTGGCTGGCCGTGCACACCCTGGTGTTCAGCTCCTCCAACGGCAACCACGCCTACTACACCGCCGTCATCGCCCCGGCACTCGCCGCGCTGGCCGGCGGCGGCCTCGCGGTCTTCCGTACGGAGTACGAGGCGTGCGGCCCGCGGCGCCTGGTGCTGCCGGCGTCGATCGCGCTGACGGTGGTGTGGGCGCTCGTGCTCGACTGGCCCACCCGCTTCGTCTCCTGGCTGCTGCCGGTCGCCGTGATGCTCGCGGTGTGCGGCGCGGTGGGTCTGTGGGTCAGCGGGCCCCGCACCTCCCCACGCAGGGTCCACAGCGCCCTCGCCGCCGGGATCGCGGCCACGCTGGTCCTCCCGGCCGGCTGGGCCTTCGCCTGCTTCGACCCGCTGTACGCGGGCGCCTCCACCTCGCCGCAGGCCGGTCCGGTCGGCCTCGCGTACGAGGCGGCCGTCCGGGACCACCACTCCATCGCCAGGGTGGGGCTCGACCGGCCGAGCACCCGTGACACCGCTCTGCTGCGTTACCTCACCGCGCACCGCCACGGCGAGAAGTACCTGCTGGCCACCCAGGCCGCCTACGCCGCCGAGCCCCTGCTGCGCGCGAAGTCCGAGCCCATGTTCGTCATGGGCGGCTTCACCGGTCTCACCCCCTACCCGTCGGCCCAGCAGATGGGCACCCTCGTCGCCACCCACCAGGTGCGCTACGCGCTGCTCACCACGCGGCGTCCCACCACCGCCGCCACCACCTGGGTGAAGTCCCACTGCACCCGCGTCCGTCCGGCCGCCTACGGCCGCCGCGCCGACGGCAGCCTCTCCCTGTACGACTGCGCTCCGAAGAAGTGAGGCCGGGGCCGTCCCGTGGTCGCCGATCGTGTCCCGGCGGCATGGGTGGAGGCCCCGCTCGTTCGCGCGGGCACAGCGCTGTGCCGAGGTGACACGCGCCGACCCCGTCGTCCACAGACGCCCCCTTTCCCGGGGGGCGTCCGGATGCCGGGGTCGCCCGCTTTTCCGGGAGGCGTCGTCAGGATGCCGGGGGCTCCGGCACTCCCCGGCCGTCCGGATGCCGGGGTCGCACCGCTCACACAGGCGGCGGGAAGCGCCGGGGTCCTGCGTGCGCGAAAGCGCCGGGCGGGTGACTCCCTCGGCCGCCTCTGAACAACTGCCTCCGCGATACAGGGGCATCACGCCGGAGTGCGACGGCGCACGTGCCGGAGTTTCCGCACCACCCCGCACGCCCCCAAAGCTTCGTTTGCCCATCGGCTCGACGAATCACGGACAGCGCCGTCCCCGGCAGGACGCTCCGGTGTCCCCGACGGCTGCGCTGCGCCGTCGCGGCGCCTCCACCTGCGGCGGAACACCGCCGGCGAGCCGAAACGCCAACTGGGCCTGCGATACACAAAGTTCAGAAGGCAACCCGAGTGGCGTCCGCTCTCCCGGCCGGGCCGCCCGCGCCGGTGGCCCTCTGGCGGAGAACCGCCGTCGGCGGGGACCATGGCGGAGACCGGTCGGGTGAAACCCTGCCCAACGGTCCGCTCACTCGTGTCACGACCTGACCCGGCCACCGACGACCCGCTCGCACGGCGCAGTGCCGTCCGAGAAGCATCCGCCCCCTGACGGTCCCGTCCCCCGCCCACCGGACATCGGCGCTCCCGGCCACCCGCACGGGACGCGTGCGGCCACTCGACGACCCCGATCCCACCGGCACCGCGGCCCCGCACCACCACGCCTCGCGCGTCGAACGGGGCCGGAAACGGCACAGCGCGCGACCAGGAAGTCCCGCGGAAGTCCCTTCGTACGGTTCCCCACCCGCGCGGCGGCGGCCCTCGTACCGCTTCCCGCACCCGGGGGTCCGGCCGTTTCGGGTCAGGTCCTCTCAGGAGATCCGGTATGCCGCACGAAAGTCCCGAGTCACCGCACGGCCGCCACGCCGCGAACGGGGAGAGCCGCCGCCCCGCCCCCGCGTGGTCGACCGGCCACGAGCCGCCGGACGCCCACCCACCCCATGCGCGCTCCGGCCCGAACCGCACGCTGCGCCTGCTGCGGCGCGCCCACCGGTGGCAGCGGCGCGTGGCGACGTTCACCGCGCTCGGCTACTTCGCCGCCTTCCTCACGCTGACGGTGAAGGCTCCCGGGTTCATGACCCGCCCCGGCCCCGGCGGTCTTCCGACCGGCCTGGTCCTGGCCCTCGTCCAGATCCCCGTCACCTGGGTGGCCGTCGTACTCTACGAGGCCACCGCGCACCGCCTCGTCGACCCGCTGGCACGCCGCGCCCGTCGTCAGGCGCACCCGGCCGCCGCGACCGGGGAGCGGGCATCGTGACGGTGTTCAGCGGACCCGCGCAGTCCTGGTCCCTCGTCGCCTTCTGTTCCGTCGTGGCCCTGACCCTGCTGCTGTGCGTGATCACCGGCCCCGAGGGAGACGACCTGGCCGAGTTCTACACCGGCTACAGATCCCTCTCGCCGCTGCGCAACGGGCTGGCCGTCGCCGGCGACTACATCTCCGCCGCCACCGTCCTGACCATCGGCGGGATCATCGCCCTGTGCGGTTACGACGGCGTCGTCCTGGCGCTCAGCGCGCTGCTGTCGCTGCTCCTGCTGATGTTCCTGCTCGCCGAACCCCTGCACAACACCGGCCGCTACACCATGGGCGACGTCCTCGCCCGGCGCCACCCCTCACGTTCCGTACGGGTCACCGCCTGTGCCGTCACCCTCGTCGCACTGGTCCCGATGATGGTCGTGCAGCTCGCCGGCGTCGGTGAACTCCTCGCCTACGTCCTCGGTTTCAGCGATGCCGCCATGAAGAGCGGCTGCGTGGCCGGGGCCGGAATCCTCATGATCAGTTACGCGGCCCTCGGCGGGATGCGGGGCACCGCGCTGGTCCAGATCCTCAAGACCGTCATGCTCCTCGCCTCGGGACTGGTCGTCAGCGTCCTGATCCTGCGTACCTTCGGCTGGAGCCCCGAGACCCTGTTCCGCACCGCGGCACGGCAGAGCGGCGCGGGACCCGGCTATCTGAGCTGGGGTCTGCAGTACTCCAGCAGCCCCCACCCCGCCCTGGACATGGCCAGCACACAGTGCGCCATCGTGCTGGGCGGCGCCTGCCTGCCGCACGTGACCATGCGGATGTACACCGCCGGCACACCGCGCCAGGTGCGCCGTGCCATGTCCTGGGCGGTCTCGTCGGTGACCCTGTTCATCCTGATGCTCACGCTGGTCTGCACGGGCGCCACCGCCCTCCTCGGCAGCGCCCGCGTCTCCGCCGCCGACCGCCACGGCTCCACGGCGTATCTCCTCGGCGCCCGCGCCGCGTTCGGGACCGATCTCTCCCGGCCCGAGAGCCTGCTCTTCGCCGCCGTCACCACGGCTGTCTTCCTCACCCTCCTCGCCTCCGTCGCGAGCATGACGCTCGCCTGCGCCAACGCCCTCGCCCACGACCTGACGGCCTCCCGCCCCACTCCCCCGGCGCCGGGACGCGAACTCACGCTGGCCCGCGCGAGCGCCCTCGCGGTCGGTGTCCCGGTCATCCTCCTGGCCGCCCTCGCGCAGCACCGCAGTCTTCAGCCGCTGGCCACCGTCTCCTTCACCCTCGGTGCCTCCGCCATCGCCCCCGCGCTGCTCTACACGCTCTTCTGGCGCCGCTACACCCGCGCGGCGCTCCTCGCCACGCTCATCGTGGGCACGCTGAGCGTCCTCGCGCTGACCCCGGGCACCACCCTTGTCTCCGGAACGCCGTTGTCGGCCTTCCCCGAAGCCGACTTCGCCTGGTTCCCCTACAACACGCCCGCCCTCGCCTCCGTCCCCGCGGGCTTCATCGCGGGGTGGATCACGACGCTGCTGTCGGGCAGGCGCGCCGGTGAGAGGGAGCGCGCCCGCTACGAGACGCACGAGCGGCGTCTCCTCACCGGCCCTCCGCCCCCGAACCAAGCACCCTGAGCGGCAAAGGACGTGGCCCAGGGGGAAGGGCCGGTTGCGGGCGGCGCGTCGTCCGTGGCTCCGTGGTCCCTACCGGTGTTCGGGGTTCTCGTAGTCGCGGCGGCAGCCGGCGTCCCAGGCGGTGCGCTGGTTGCCGTAGGCGGGAAAGCCGCCGAGGTCCTTCAGCGCCCGGGCCATGTGCAGCAGGTTCCAGGTCATGAAGGTGGTGTTGCGGTTGGTGAAGTCGTTCTCCGGACCGCCGGAGCCGGGATCGAGGTACGAGGCACCGGGGCCCGCCTCGCCGATCCACCCGGCGTCCGCCTGGGGCGGGACGGTGTAGCCCAGGTGCTGCAGGCTGTAGAGGACGTTCATGGCGCAGTGCTTGACGCCGTCCTCGTTGCCGGTGATCAGACAGCCGCCCACCCGGCCGTAATAGGTGTACTGCCCCTCTTCGTTGAGCAGGCTGGAGCAGGCGTAGAGGCGTTCGATCACCCGCTTCATCACCGAGCTGTTGTCGCCCAGCCAGATGGGGCCGGCCAGTACCAGGATGTCGGCCGCCAGGACCTGCCGGTACAGGTCGGGCCAGGCGTCCCGCTCCCAGCCGTGCTCCGTCATGTCGGGCCACACGCCGGTGGCGATGTCGTGATCCACCGCCCGTACGACGTCGACGTGCACGCCCTGGGCGTCCATGATGGCGGTGCTGCGGTCGATCAGCCCCTGGGTGTTGCTCGTCTGCGGCGAGCGCTTGAGGGTGCAGTTGATCACCATGGCCCGCAGGTCGTCGTACCTGGCCGGCGGTGCGTCGGTGGCGGGCGACGAAGCAGTCACACGGTCCTCCCAGAGCCCCTGCCGCCGCACGGATCACGGCGGTGCGTCCACATCCGGACCCAGCGTGCGAGCCGACCGCGGCAGCTGCCACCGCACGCCTCCGAATGGCCCCGGAGGTGCGGCTGCGGCTGCGCCGCACGGTGGGACGCGCTCAGGAGCGGGCGCGCAGGACCACGAAGTGGCGGTCCGCCGGGGAGGTGGTCCACTCCTCGACGGCCGTCCAGCCCGACAGCCGACCGTGCCGAATCAGGGCGCGGGTGCCGACGACGGCCCAGGAGAAGACGGGGCTCGCGGCCCGCTGCCCGACGTGGATACGGACGCGCCGGCGTTCGTCCACGTCGTCGCGGGAGGTTTCCACGATCAGCAGCCCATGCTCATGCACGAGGTCCCGGACCCGTCGCAGGAGCCGGCGCGGTTCGCCGCCGATGCCGATGTTCCCGTCCATGAGCAGCGCCGTGTCCCACCTGCCCTCCTCCGGCAGCGGACCGAACACCGACCCGCTGCGTGCGGCCCCGCCCCGGGAGACCGTCGCGACGACGGCCGAGGGACACACGTCGATCCCCAGCGCGCTGTGCCCGCGCAGGGTCAGGGCCTCGACGATCCGCCCGGCCCCGCAGCCGATGTCCAGCACCCGGCCCTCGCACCGCTCCACGACCGACCGGTCCCCGGTGTCCGCCCGCCGGCACCACCTCCCGACGTCGAGAGGCAGGCACCACCCCTCCCCGTCGCGCAGTGACAGATCGCCCTCCCGCGCGTCGACCGCCTGCGCGTAGAGGCCGCTGTTCCAGGGCTCCGGGGGGCTTGCCCCGGCCGAACCGGCAATGCTCACACGCGCTCCCCGCTGCCCCGGCCCGACAGGCCACGTCTTCTCCCACATCCTGACCGACTCGCACGCGCCAGGAGATCAGCTCGGCTCCCGTTGTACTGCGACCGGCCGACCGAGCGGTGCGTACGACACCGGGCGCCCCCTGTTCCGGGCTGACCCGGCGCCGCGCCGCCCGCCACGCCGTCGCGGCGGACACGGGGAATCCGCTCCCGCCCCGGCCGCGGATGGGTGAAGCCCCTCCCGTTCGCCCGAAAGGAGCAGGGTGGGTCGAACGCGTGTCGCCCCGAGTACGACGACCAGGCGATGCCGAGCGTTGCCGAGCCCGAGCGATGCCGAGCCCGGGCGGTCAGGGCTGGACGAGGCGGTGGAGGGCGAGGCGCGCGAGGGGGGCGTAGGCGGCGAGCAGGGGCGCGGGTCCCTGCA comes from the Streptomyces sp. NBC_00820 genome and includes:
- a CDS encoding sodium/solute symporter yields the protein MTVFSGPAQSWSLVAFCSVVALTLLLCVITGPEGDDLAEFYTGYRSLSPLRNGLAVAGDYISAATVLTIGGIIALCGYDGVVLALSALLSLLLLMFLLAEPLHNTGRYTMGDVLARRHPSRSVRVTACAVTLVALVPMMVVQLAGVGELLAYVLGFSDAAMKSGCVAGAGILMISYAALGGMRGTALVQILKTVMLLASGLVVSVLILRTFGWSPETLFRTAARQSGAGPGYLSWGLQYSSSPHPALDMASTQCAIVLGGACLPHVTMRMYTAGTPRQVRRAMSWAVSSVTLFILMLTLVCTGATALLGSARVSAADRHGSTAYLLGARAAFGTDLSRPESLLFAAVTTAVFLTLLASVASMTLACANALAHDLTASRPTPPAPGRELTLARASALAVGVPVILLAALAQHRSLQPLATVSFTLGASAIAPALLYTLFWRRYTRAALLATLIVGTLSVLALTPGTTLVSGTPLSAFPEADFAWFPYNTPALASVPAGFIAGWITTLLSGRRAGERERARYETHERRLLTGPPPPNQAP
- the pgsB gene encoding poly-gamma-glutamate synthase PgsB; this translates as MLFLYVIVLLCCAALWVAGILEQKRHFASLDQIPTRVLVNGIRGKSSITRLCAGALRGGGLVTVGKTTGTAARFIHPDATEEPVYRKFGLANVVEQIGIVRRAATYRPDALVIECMAVMPALQEINQEKLIRSTIGVLCNVREDHLEEMGPTLDDVARSLSRSMPVGGVCVTAEKDRLHILQKEADKRNCRLIAVDPESVSDAELRGFSWFTFKENVAIALAVAELLGVERQTALQGMWDAPPDPGVLSVERYVTPEGKRLRFANVFAANDPESTLMNVKQLEDLGAIKRPLNVLINCRPDRVERNGQMGAIIPDLAPEGVFLIGHPTKSARDAIPAAFTGRVVDLGGDRRDPEELTEAILAELGPTSSLVAIGNIHGQGELFLECLAELPLDVSEEELVAVPAGDGLDQETMQIAVPRQMAVSPPPAPEPYSWVAPLETPANGFHVPGQRELARRLAARHDRLDGRRTEDDYQSYDPHQSPRNR
- a CDS encoding DUF485 domain-containing protein, with protein sequence MPHESPESPHGRHAANGESRRPAPAWSTGHEPPDAHPPHARSGPNRTLRLLRRAHRWQRRVATFTALGYFAAFLTLTVKAPGFMTRPGPGGLPTGLVLALVQIPVTWVAVVLYEATAHRLVDPLARRARRQAHPAAATGERAS
- a CDS encoding poly-gamma-glutamate biosynthesis protein PgsC/CapC, with amino-acid sequence MIPAHLTAQTAALGIALGLVFSLVCYLTTNLSPGGMITPGWIALTLVTDVQMAALMVGVAAVTYFMTKLLQRTVILYGKRLFAAVVLCAVLIQTTVMLALNHEFPLLYTSQTLGFIVPGLVSYQMVRQPLGATLISTTAVTLATYVVLVVGLLLGALPVA
- a CDS encoding ArnT family glycosyltransferase translates to MAAIPDSQFTSTLQIRRVDDRPSGRPEAVQRWERPALAAVLAVAAVLYSWGIGTAALHPFYGAAIRSMAGSWRAFFYGGLDTAGSITLDKLPGAFWPEAASVWLFGPHTWAAVLPQVVEGVLTVWLLHRIVRVWAGPFAALIAALALTVTPVTVALNRATIPDTALTLLLVAAAGALQKAVRTERLLPLITCGIWVGLAFQAKMLQAWLVLPVFALVYQIAAPGTPLKRFLRSLSAGAVALVVSCSWVLIAWATPAGSRPYLDGTSNNSPFTLVFGYNGMSRFSGDATAFGAVAGTAASRTSGNTGWTMLINHTVGPQIAWFLPLAVLAAVLGVLWRSGKPRTDPLRTGFLLWGGWLAVHTLVFSSSNGNHAYYTAVIAPALAALAGGGLAVFRTEYEACGPRRLVLPASIALTVVWALVLDWPTRFVSWLLPVAVMLAVCGAVGLWVSGPRTSPRRVHSALAAGIAATLVLPAGWAFACFDPLYAGASTSPQAGPVGLAYEAAVRDHHSIARVGLDRPSTRDTALLRYLTAHRHGEKYLLATQAAYAAEPLLRAKSEPMFVMGGFTGLTPYPSAQQMGTLVATHQVRYALLTTRRPTTAATTWVKSHCTRVRPAAYGRRADGSLSLYDCAPKK
- a CDS encoding cache and HAMP domain-containing protein, with translation MPLLGGVRPPIASLILLLLLVAALTVVGLGGIHAEHVPQAVRTSEQRIAADTALSVRTTIDAEAGAVRRTAAAYTATSTSTPASTLKALTAASKADRGAVLLDAHTGRLLASGGGPVTLAGVKAAEMTSGHGPIPPRLVTSAGARQLLYFARVTLPAQKVDANQDQNQVPSGTERQWLLAVSEALPAVTTYGDGRTAVVLDASGKALVTASHGTPSPDAAGGALPMATARAVSASGQGTDASGNLLGAATGARRTVAGWAQVASATGPGDTDGLGLVVLTSRAVPTTTADAADYWSFALAAAAALVVVVLLLWSALHFLVQRPLLRLYLSAGRLARGASESGPAAAAELARPVPVHGFGELARIGRLLESLRRQLLGESGPQEFPARRGPGYRALAALGVLLVACWAVPMIFMLNRADTATAVPAPVLADQQTRAELAANRVRQSLDQSYADLSDVAGNLPGRSRDAQTELLRHTLAEHKQYRSLYLLDRSGAITLRVGDTPLRTLVHVPGGGGVTTVNTSGRIPAIASYTQVRAVKGASPAAGVVLFGEIDVKSLNSILNRPDLGSVWVTDADCKVLAASVGYRAFQSLPDAGLTRLARAAQSAPGTAGTATSTVLSSSSGPSVDAAAPLAQSGPTAHLGWRVVTAEPAAALRLPAVQAQQRTMLAGILALAFSTACLGWLHVVVIRPLRAVAVLGEKLASGDRRTVLHPVNHDEVGSVTRGLELMRQALAERGRAGRSGQTADPGRSRRENTLQR
- a CDS encoding NlpC/P60 family protein, which codes for MHSEPVGRRNRPNRRAVLGTIAGVAVAGVAGGYAWNRHEHGGGSGSGGDDLGGGAGTGSGSGAHTFERLSEPGRTVVRGSDGDTLATFTDGARTAVLAGPTRSFSEPRTTTATVTTNAWVRVLPHAWQAGMEKSAWFKSWFGKALGDTKPDVFAVAFQYSSAGAPDKRDGSGVRYAGTAHFGPRNQEVDNPLDFAYHDEQSDFYDYLGTPWTFSDGTRAQPEQARYGDVDCSGFQRLVWGYRMGLPLHNTNTKGAGMPRRAFAIADYGPGRLVIPHTNQQPTELGVLQPGDLVFFAIIKDRPNFIDHCGMYLGLDDQGRHRFYSSRSAANGPTMGDMSGRSLLDGTDFYARGFRAARRL
- a CDS encoding flavodoxin family protein; amino-acid sequence: MTASSPATDAPPARYDDLRAMVINCTLKRSPQTSNTQGLIDRSTAIMDAQGVHVDVVRAVDHDIATGVWPDMTEHGWERDAWPDLYRQVLAADILVLAGPIWLGDNSSVMKRVIERLYACSSLLNEEGQYTYYGRVGGCLITGNEDGVKHCAMNVLYSLQHLGYTVPPQADAGWIGEAGPGASYLDPGSGGPENDFTNRNTTFMTWNLLHMARALKDLGGFPAYGNQRTAWDAGCRRDYENPEHR